From Verrucomicrobiia bacterium, the proteins below share one genomic window:
- a CDS encoding right-handed parallel beta-helix repeat-containing protein, which produces MLYASSVLHGIEVHAQRVLSGIELLGRTYDVFAIPPVGGLYGSMKALNNRQAFITPFGSESVATAVGVIGGAEAAGYAGVYRPSAGVSFLRSNVTLGEFSVAEDVSDTGVVVGWERTRPPRAFLWSSDRGLQYLDELYPAVRTLSLMPDPNQQPTGTQGYRINRHQEVLLRGALVPGLPNHQGFYRLSSNGVVSPLVLAETQGLDLNNHGELPPPGPPGSDTLVLNDRGDHAGIVVNAQGTTIVGATRNGRLLPNSEGTRPTAINNLGQVAAWPGLVWGPDDGRTDIRAALAAQDPNRRLPGYYPNGINGMSDTFINDAGDVVWANLFLQPVCPEISIAVALGTGFEVAGSQLSVQVGARFKATVTVRNIGRVLLRDMAVVLSPAPQNFHLLAGPSPAVPGVLAPGGEFAAAFEWEAVADGTYIGGFVVLGRSDCGPFEQGLPPATIRFETPPLGARIAVAPETVGLDEEIEVRTTATNHTSGLATEVHFDAPLAVAGDGGVRLLTGPSPAGVARLNPGESVTFTNRYLATNFGRVRFTGTVVGTQEGRPLVSNPATSADVRIQILGDLLIRGAHQSAARRAADDVYEETPSAAQMRTNHVSLGAFSNFEVLVQNDNATPQTFRIRAAESGTNGWWVSYRMGDRDVSEDVRSAEGLELAPLSPGRFHTLAVAAVQTDLEAGGVQRSLLTLTSPRQPGVTLDAVEAVSQAAFRIVVNSDADLPDDDPEDCCCDTGRQFADGTPECTLRAAIQTANHLNGLEWISFALKDANERLLPSATISPESVLPAITGPVLLDGYSQNPESPLPPVELTGIRIPAPGSLSTNPDALADWHGLSVQADGCVIMGMAISWFPDFGIHLAGDENTVLRCFVGTDLTGEISQANGVTSDDPENFTTGGGILVEGRGNQIGDAGLGNVISGADTGYRTVVTYGVPSEGQEVATLYSGPGIWLRPGADETRIQGNLIGPSRSGEKGTAQAGGGLWVGVLVESDDNLIGGLPGEVPVGNRIGNCLIGVSLHGRSNAVLGNGIGISDGGSGLGNVVGVGFGGEGNRIGEREAGNLLVFNQWGVRAVDARRFQISGNQIGFDEEGDGGTGSSHQYVGIEVAGRGTESFVSDNVIADHLFEGIRVGGDGRPVHGLVIVDNRIFYNGRAGAPPSRMAGIHIASGTGNALFRNEIFSNTGRAISLLGAEDPEGLAGDVNDEGDADTGPNTLLNYPVLRRATLGDGKTRLEGSLDMAPVAWTYRLEFYASDNGYSDARRYLGHAEFPTDASGQVDIVAHLEGPVTPGEYVTSLAVDPSGNTSQVSNAVLAQGPQDSEQDGVSDDVESLVPAGAEASFSGGSVASPQGRLQGRGDGNGDGIPDALQSNVVSFPGVAGIWFTLSVGEGVAFRDVVPMDPRRLGPVPPGYALSFGAVAFSLTGVSSGGSVMLTNRIHDATRWEALLALVVPAGETQPRWVELGGGPPPAPGGRGWSLSDGGIGDRDGRTDGRITVVLAPAVKVVAGPGLSLVHTTEASATKVELSGAPGSQRSLVTNQLSLITSVLSWPASESGWWVQSTEALSPTNFWRTVQASPVLHDDRFQLTNRFFDAMRAFRLWRDDGRRRP; this is translated from the coding sequence ATGTTGTACGCAAGTTCCGTGCTCCACGGGATCGAGGTCCACGCACAGCGAGTGCTTTCCGGAATCGAGTTGCTGGGGCGGACGTACGACGTGTTTGCCATCCCTCCGGTGGGCGGATTGTACGGATCAATGAAGGCGCTCAACAACCGGCAGGCCTTCATCACGCCGTTTGGTTCGGAAAGCGTGGCGACGGCGGTCGGAGTGATTGGGGGTGCCGAAGCGGCGGGCTATGCAGGAGTTTACCGTCCGTCCGCAGGGGTCAGTTTCCTCAGGAGCAATGTCACTCTCGGGGAGTTTTCCGTCGCTGAGGACGTCAGCGACACCGGGGTGGTGGTGGGTTGGGAGCGGACCCGTCCGCCGCGGGCATTCCTCTGGTCCTCCGACCGCGGGCTGCAATATCTGGACGAACTGTACCCGGCGGTGCGAACGCTGAGTCTGATGCCCGATCCCAACCAGCAGCCGACGGGAACTCAGGGGTATCGGATCAACCGCCATCAGGAAGTACTGCTTCGTGGAGCCCTGGTCCCCGGCCTGCCGAACCATCAGGGCTTTTACCGACTGAGTTCCAACGGCGTCGTGTCTCCCTTGGTGCTGGCCGAAACCCAGGGACTTGACCTTAACAACCACGGTGAGTTGCCACCGCCCGGGCCGCCAGGCTCCGATACCCTCGTCCTGAACGACCGGGGCGATCATGCGGGCATCGTCGTCAACGCGCAGGGAACCACCATCGTGGGAGCCACGCGCAACGGTCGCCTCCTTCCGAACTCTGAAGGCACCCGGCCCACGGCAATTAACAATCTCGGACAGGTCGCCGCCTGGCCGGGGTTGGTATGGGGACCGGACGACGGTCGCACGGACATCCGGGCAGCGCTGGCGGCGCAGGATCCCAATCGCCGGCTCCCCGGGTACTATCCCAACGGCATCAACGGGATGAGCGACACGTTCATCAACGACGCCGGCGACGTCGTCTGGGCCAATCTGTTCCTCCAGCCGGTGTGCCCGGAAATTTCCATCGCGGTGGCTTTGGGGACCGGGTTTGAGGTGGCGGGTTCCCAGTTGTCCGTGCAGGTCGGCGCGCGGTTCAAGGCGACGGTCACCGTGCGAAACATCGGGCGCGTGCTTCTGCGCGATATGGCGGTTGTCCTATCCCCGGCGCCGCAGAATTTCCATCTGCTGGCGGGACCCTCGCCCGCGGTCCCCGGTGTGCTGGCTCCCGGAGGGGAGTTTGCGGCGGCGTTTGAATGGGAGGCCGTTGCGGATGGGACGTATATCGGTGGCTTTGTGGTCCTTGGACGCAGCGATTGCGGACCCTTCGAACAGGGGCTTCCTCCGGCGACGATCCGGTTCGAGACCCCGCCGCTGGGGGCCCGCATCGCGGTGGCGCCGGAGACCGTTGGACTCGACGAGGAGATTGAGGTGCGCACCACGGCGACCAACCACACCTCCGGGTTGGCGACGGAGGTGCATTTCGACGCGCCGCTGGCCGTCGCCGGCGACGGTGGAGTGCGGCTTTTGACCGGGCCGTCCCCGGCCGGCGTCGCCCGGCTGAACCCCGGCGAGAGCGTCACGTTCACCAACCGCTATCTCGCCACCAACTTCGGACGGGTCCGGTTCACCGGCACCGTGGTGGGAACCCAGGAGGGCCGTCCGCTGGTTTCGAATCCGGCCACCAGTGCCGATGTGCGCATCCAGATCCTCGGGGACCTGCTCATCCGAGGCGCCCATCAGAGCGCGGCCCGTCGCGCTGCGGATGACGTGTACGAGGAGACGCCTTCCGCGGCACAGATGCGGACGAATCATGTGAGCCTTGGGGCCTTTTCGAATTTCGAGGTGCTCGTTCAGAACGACAACGCCACCCCGCAGACCTTCCGCATCAGGGCCGCGGAATCCGGCACCAACGGATGGTGGGTGTCGTACCGAATGGGCGACCGGGATGTCTCGGAGGATGTGCGCTCGGCGGAGGGCCTCGAGTTGGCGCCGCTGTCCCCAGGCCGCTTCCACACGTTGGCGGTCGCGGCGGTGCAGACCGATCTCGAGGCGGGCGGGGTCCAGCGGTCGCTGCTCACCTTGACCAGCCCCCGGCAGCCCGGGGTGACGCTCGATGCCGTGGAAGCCGTGAGTCAGGCGGCGTTCCGGATCGTGGTCAATTCCGATGCCGATCTGCCCGACGACGATCCTGAAGACTGCTGTTGCGACACCGGGCGCCAGTTTGCGGACGGCACGCCGGAGTGCACCCTCCGCGCCGCCATTCAGACGGCCAATCATTTGAATGGCCTGGAGTGGATCAGCTTCGCGTTGAAGGACGCCAACGAGCGGCTGCTCCCCTCCGCCACCATCAGCCCCGAATCGGTTCTGCCGGCGATCACCGGCCCGGTTCTGCTGGACGGCTACTCGCAGAATCCCGAGTCCCCCCTGCCGCCGGTCGAACTGACTGGCATTCGCATTCCGGCACCCGGCAGCCTGTCCACGAATCCGGATGCACTGGCCGACTGGCACGGGTTGTCTGTCCAGGCCGACGGGTGCGTGATCATGGGGATGGCGATCTCCTGGTTCCCGGATTTTGGAATTCATCTCGCCGGCGACGAGAACACCGTCCTGCGTTGTTTTGTCGGCACCGATCTCACCGGGGAGATCTCACAGGCCAATGGGGTGACGTCGGATGATCCGGAAAACTTCACCACCGGCGGTGGCATCTTGGTGGAGGGACGGGGAAACCAGATTGGCGACGCCGGATTGGGCAACGTGATTTCGGGTGCCGACACGGGGTATCGAACCGTCGTGACCTATGGCGTGCCTTCGGAGGGACAGGAGGTTGCGACGCTGTACTCCGGTCCCGGCATCTGGCTGCGGCCTGGCGCGGACGAAACCCGGATTCAGGGCAATCTGATCGGGCCCTCCCGGTCGGGCGAGAAGGGGACGGCCCAGGCGGGCGGCGGTCTTTGGGTGGGAGTTCTGGTGGAGTCCGACGACAACCTCATTGGCGGCCTGCCCGGGGAGGTGCCTGTGGGAAACCGCATCGGGAACTGCCTGATCGGCGTGTCGCTGCATGGGCGGTCCAATGCGGTGCTTGGGAACGGCATTGGCATCAGCGATGGAGGGTCCGGCCTGGGCAATGTTGTCGGCGTTGGATTCGGCGGTGAGGGGAACCGAATCGGGGAGCGCGAGGCCGGCAATCTTCTGGTGTTCAACCAGTGGGGTGTTCGCGCGGTGGACGCCCGGAGATTCCAGATTTCCGGTAATCAGATTGGCTTTGACGAGGAGGGGGACGGAGGCACCGGCAGTTCACACCAGTACGTGGGTATTGAGGTGGCGGGGCGGGGGACGGAGTCCTTTGTGAGCGACAATGTGATTGCCGACCACCTGTTCGAAGGCATCCGGGTGGGTGGCGATGGCCGTCCCGTCCATGGCCTCGTGATCGTTGACAACCGCATCTTTTACAACGGCCGGGCCGGTGCCCCCCCTTCGCGCATGGCGGGAATTCACATCGCCTCAGGCACGGGCAACGCGCTCTTCAGGAACGAGATTTTCAGCAACACCGGCCGGGCCATTTCGCTGTTGGGCGCGGAGGATCCCGAGGGACTCGCGGGTGACGTCAACGATGAGGGGGATGCCGACACAGGCCCGAACACTTTGCTCAACTATCCGGTGCTGAGGCGGGCGACCCTCGGGGATGGGAAGACCCGCCTGGAGGGGTCCCTTGATATGGCACCCGTGGCGTGGACGTACCGGCTGGAGTTCTATGCCTCCGACAACGGCTACTCCGACGCCCGTCGCTACCTGGGCCACGCGGAGTTCCCGACCGATGCGTCGGGACAGGTGGACATCGTTGCCCATCTGGAGGGTCCGGTGACGCCCGGGGAGTATGTCACGTCGCTCGCGGTGGATCCGTCAGGCAACACCTCCCAGGTCTCCAATGCCGTGCTGGCACAGGGCCCCCAGGATTCGGAACAGGACGGCGTCAGCGACGACGTGGAGTCTCTCGTTCCCGCTGGCGCGGAGGCGTCCTTCTCCGGAGGATCGGTGGCCTCACCCCAAGGCCGGTTGCAGGGACGCGGCGACGGCAACGGCGACGGCATCCCGGATGCCCTGCAATCCAATGTGGTCTCCTTTCCCGGAGTTGCGGGAATCTGGTTCACGCTCTCCGTTGGCGAGGGCGTGGCATTCCGGGATGTCGTCCCGATGGATCCACGTCGTCTTGGACCGGTGCCTCCGGGGTATGCATTGTCCTTTGGGGCGGTGGCTTTCTCCCTGACGGGTGTTTCCTCCGGAGGTTCTGTGATGCTGACGAACCGGATTCACGACGCCACCCGCTGGGAGGCGCTGTTGGCGTTGGTTGTGCCGGCGGGCGAAACGCAGCCCCGATGGGTGGAACTGGGAGGCGGACCACCTCCGGCGCCTGGAGGTCGAGGGTGGTCCCTGAGCGATGGTGGGATTGGAGATCGCGATGGTCGTACAGATGGCCGGATCACCGTCGTGCTGGCACCTGCCGTGAAGGTGGTCGCCGGCCCTGGATTGTCACTGGTTCATACCACCGAGGCGTCCGCAACCAAAGTTGAGCTTTCAGGCGCCCCCGGGAGCCAGCGGTCCCTTGTGACCAACCAGCTCTCCCTGATCACGAGCGTTCTGAGCTGGCCGGCCTCGGAAAGCGGCTGGTGGGTGCAATCCACCGAGGCGCTGTCCCCGACCAACTTTTGGCGGACCGTCCAGGCATCCCCGGTCCTGCACGACGATCGGTTCCAGCTGACCAATCGCTTCTTCGATGCGATGCGCGCCTTCCGCCTGTGGCGCGATGATGGCCGACGCCGACCTTGA
- a CDS encoding DUF1328 domain-containing protein — MLHYAVVFFIIALVAAVLGFGSLAGTAAMIAKICVFAFLIFAVLALLKKR; from the coding sequence ATGCTCCACTACGCCGTCGTCTTCTTCATCATCGCCCTGGTCGCCGCCGTGCTCGGGTTTGGCAGTCTCGCCGGGACTGCCGCCATGATCGCCAAGATCTGCGTGTTCGCCTTCCTGATCTTCGCGGTACTCGCGCTGCTGAAGAAGCGGTAG
- a CDS encoding pirin family protein, translating into MKHLLQVLRSSETHWVGNGFPVRSVFDYNGPGRELSPFLLLDYAAPHAFPPGDERRGVGAHPHKGFETVTIAYQGELEHRDSSGGGGRIGPGDVQWMTAGRGIVHEEFHSDDFTRQGGTLEMVQLWVNLRARDKSAPPGYQTLLREQIPTVDLSEGAGSLRVIAGEFGGRRGPARTFTPVTLWDVALRAGRAATFPLTEGHTTAFLVLGGEVSPAEGRTAGAGDLAWFSRAGSVIAVSAMSEARLLVLGGEPIAEPVVGHGPFVMNSRAEILQAFEDHQLGRMGTIPD; encoded by the coding sequence ATGAAACACCTGCTGCAGGTCTTGCGGAGCTCGGAGACCCACTGGGTGGGCAACGGATTTCCGGTCCGGTCGGTGTTTGACTACAACGGGCCTGGGCGCGAGCTGAGCCCGTTCCTGCTGCTGGACTATGCTGCGCCCCACGCTTTTCCGCCCGGTGACGAACGACGTGGCGTCGGAGCCCATCCGCACAAGGGGTTCGAAACGGTGACCATCGCCTACCAGGGCGAGCTGGAACATCGCGATTCCAGCGGCGGCGGCGGCCGGATCGGTCCGGGGGATGTGCAGTGGATGACGGCCGGTCGGGGCATCGTCCATGAGGAGTTTCACTCCGACGACTTCACCCGCCAGGGCGGCACCCTCGAGATGGTGCAGCTCTGGGTGAACCTGCGCGCCCGGGACAAATCTGCACCGCCGGGCTACCAGACCCTGCTCCGGGAACAAATCCCCACCGTGGATCTGTCAGAGGGGGCGGGGTCCCTTCGGGTGATCGCCGGCGAGTTCGGCGGCCGAAGGGGCCCGGCGAGGACCTTCACCCCCGTCACGTTGTGGGACGTAGCTCTCCGCGCCGGACGGGCTGCCACCTTTCCACTGACCGAGGGTCACACCACCGCATTCCTCGTCCTGGGCGGAGAGGTGTCGCCGGCGGAGGGTCGGACCGCCGGGGCGGGCGATCTGGCCTGGTTCTCCCGGGCAGGATCAGTGATCGCCGTCTCGGCGATGTCGGAGGCCCGGCTGTTGGTCCTTGGCGGAGAACCGATCGCCGAGCCGGTGGTGGGCCACGGCCCATTTGTGATGAACAGCCGCGCCGAGATCCTGCAGGCCTTCGAAGACCATCAATTGGGCCGCATGGGCACGATACCGGACTGA
- a CDS encoding PKD domain-containing protein, translating to MLVTAAGLGGTAQAQQSVTNVIPIQPYYVTWDYLHTGGFGRACGHYLYARFPAFLVYTNTADYVVNALDANGRRINPDWTNPRPNPGENFVFGVGGNWGTGPAEGSPCPLLPTTPPPSGWTADLIVPPPNVSFSSIVSPNAPGRVKFTSTSTDSKRKALEYLWTFGDGSGGDTFAAPSHDYEKPGVYDVILRATNPAGAFATRTNKVTVQPPQLSVSMAFVDRLDSRPTLGETVTVRATVRASRNGLGDLSGVRFAGSPALVIPEVFEVVAEPPDLAVGDLQPGESRSFDWTLKVVNAGQFVLHTTQVTGTDAAGRPVIGAEGALQGSVSGLKVEVTFLDPPLQLNKKPTANGELSSNPGYEPGHMPVRVKVSVPKGGKPVVDVTLQGWDMGDGGLDIDKVRATGVPGQPFALAVPQPVPFPLTVRQKPPQATIQRVLTEDDPPLEFDFLVEAERPGIFAFAALFTARQIGVNTGLQERGLGLHPVLGDLVLSVQLEVLNETLLIKEGETVNIAGSVKNLTDNETVLLDPIHILNHGQGSVSGPVDLHSPMPPDGFLGIFNPILTPDTPDNEARFHARVKTARIPGLDQRFIRDPSYKAVIVDFAVGGQVIGEDGAVRELQPENILVEWGRGAVSFGGVTALYVPVAPNPLPTRELDPVEFTFTVGGAGLNNTIQGIGEAFALENIGQIISSYGTAAWSLSSFAVRAGNQLEEEAMLALVAAFKYQTTVTEWFLAVHQGVSATTKSEELDAIAAEVQAYYGRKFESVEQVKPLVNSAWNAFINKLADLKRQSWDYDYEFNARTADHLTGWLRPAAKFVTEEAVQDVALGLIWKRFVKSPKIADEIAAAAEKEAIQAANAAESATAAIARRGEAGHPRLVPATADLRNLKGGTLINSAQAIRGWAVDKVTDENLIKLSNFKDGGLPILVAIRSRADETLEWMSTRLGMTPKPVPIKQKNVNLIDETYLGYRRGVGYGDEKNLFRGAGDRGSVIIAEPLPPHVVDARLQGATPEVREAVIERYRERWEEWYGNGSLPADPMQMPFDDTIRPGSKYLELKFKANKVVTGDGTTRLTTLKGTLDVPAKGSVTDPRINLDVFQPGDEKTFVPRQLELRQVAEPPDNQYFVGRDREYYEVWLEDELGDLPGTVGGKPGVLRRVSGDVDVVMAADISGYRFGINPAKAIKDYGNRIARILQHVMKAQHPWSSSLAPEKLRNKFMRDHLWHPTDPAKRGEPLLVYFNGERRVAWIDPTKAPDLNNVIDPENPLASLVFLDGGPTSVADVIRRQVADRQDLPRPTDVAPKLTPTGFSAVRQALIDTDQLHNTSFLATCAIVTGARNGSIYRLGQNNELQERSPDGSWMATSPGAECGPDGIVLVPETILLTDVAAGALRLPILEDFLGADWRNLFRIGDDVIIAPDTPQWELNTIENRGSLMLSRPTKYSHPAGTRVVVLPPSPTAAVATTGPPLLWLKADAGIELEGPNVVTWTDQAAGVRFINPEGGFDGFPVRVDTDLGLPAIQFRGDEWITGGIARQLTTATIFTLCRFNVASSSGNDHLYSLGRPGAAGSMMTLARRNGDDAYHFDGRDAYAPNTSLPADTWQILTQVYGEDDPNSHRLFKDGTLILNTRAANPYRVDASQMFLGNYLEGSHFLIGDIVEWLVFDRALPPAERAGMELYLKKRGGLFQPPPAPAPLVLAIRPASTGVDRWILSWQSEAGRQYHLDRSTTLQPGSWVTEGTITPPRPGTAEIELSPPPMDSSGAFYRLRIN from the coding sequence ATGCTGGTCACGGCGGCCGGGTTGGGCGGGACGGCCCAGGCCCAGCAGTCCGTGACCAATGTGATCCCGATCCAGCCCTATTATGTGACATGGGACTATTTGCACACCGGCGGATTCGGTCGCGCCTGCGGGCATTACCTCTACGCGCGTTTCCCAGCCTTCCTGGTGTACACCAACACCGCCGACTATGTGGTGAATGCGCTGGATGCGAATGGCCGCCGGATCAATCCTGACTGGACCAACCCGCGACCCAACCCTGGGGAGAACTTTGTGTTTGGAGTCGGCGGGAATTGGGGAACCGGGCCGGCGGAGGGTTCGCCTTGCCCACTGCTCCCCACCACCCCGCCACCTTCCGGCTGGACGGCCGACCTGATCGTTCCGCCGCCGAACGTGTCCTTCAGCTCCATTGTCTCCCCCAACGCTCCCGGCCGCGTCAAGTTCACCTCCACCTCCACCGACTCGAAACGCAAGGCCCTGGAGTACCTCTGGACGTTCGGCGACGGCTCGGGAGGCGACACCTTCGCCGCACCCTCCCACGACTACGAGAAGCCTGGCGTCTACGATGTCATCCTCCGGGCCACCAATCCCGCCGGCGCCTTCGCCACGCGGACCAACAAGGTCACGGTCCAACCACCCCAATTGTCCGTGTCCATGGCTTTCGTGGATCGACTCGACTCCCGGCCGACCCTCGGGGAGACCGTCACGGTCCGCGCCACCGTCCGGGCGTCGAGGAATGGTCTCGGCGACTTGTCCGGTGTCCGGTTTGCCGGCTCGCCTGCACTGGTCATCCCCGAGGTCTTCGAGGTCGTCGCCGAGCCGCCCGACCTGGCCGTCGGAGACCTGCAACCGGGCGAATCCCGCTCCTTCGACTGGACTCTCAAAGTGGTGAATGCCGGGCAATTCGTCCTGCACACCACGCAGGTCACCGGCACCGACGCCGCAGGCCGTCCGGTGATCGGAGCGGAAGGGGCCCTCCAAGGCAGCGTCTCCGGCTTGAAGGTCGAGGTCACCTTCCTCGATCCGCCCCTGCAGTTGAACAAGAAGCCGACCGCGAACGGCGAACTCTCCAGCAACCCCGGCTACGAGCCCGGGCACATGCCCGTTCGGGTGAAGGTCAGCGTTCCGAAGGGAGGCAAGCCGGTGGTGGACGTCACCCTGCAGGGATGGGACATGGGCGACGGCGGCCTGGACATCGACAAGGTGCGTGCCACCGGGGTGCCCGGACAACCTTTCGCCCTCGCCGTGCCGCAGCCCGTGCCCTTCCCGCTGACCGTGCGACAGAAACCGCCCCAGGCCACCATCCAGCGCGTGCTGACGGAGGATGATCCCCCGCTGGAATTCGATTTCCTCGTCGAGGCGGAACGGCCGGGGATCTTTGCCTTCGCCGCCCTCTTCACCGCCCGCCAGATCGGCGTCAACACCGGCCTGCAAGAACGGGGTTTGGGCCTTCACCCGGTGCTCGGCGACCTCGTCCTATCGGTCCAGTTGGAGGTGCTTAACGAAACCCTCCTCATCAAGGAGGGCGAGACTGTCAACATCGCCGGTTCCGTCAAGAATCTCACCGACAACGAGACGGTCCTCCTTGATCCCATCCACATCCTCAATCATGGCCAAGGTAGCGTCTCCGGCCCGGTGGACCTCCACTCACCCATGCCGCCCGACGGCTTCCTCGGCATCTTCAACCCCATCCTGACCCCTGACACGCCGGACAATGAGGCCCGCTTCCATGCCCGGGTGAAGACCGCGCGCATCCCCGGTCTGGACCAGCGATTCATCCGGGACCCCAGCTACAAGGCCGTCATCGTGGACTTCGCGGTCGGCGGTCAGGTCATCGGCGAGGATGGCGCGGTGCGCGAACTGCAACCGGAGAACATCCTGGTGGAGTGGGGCCGCGGCGCAGTCTCCTTCGGCGGGGTGACGGCCCTCTACGTCCCGGTGGCACCCAACCCACTGCCGACCCGGGAGCTCGATCCCGTCGAATTCACCTTCACGGTCGGCGGGGCCGGGCTGAACAACACCATCCAGGGCATCGGTGAAGCATTCGCCCTCGAAAATATCGGCCAGATCATCTCGTCCTATGGAACCGCCGCCTGGAGCCTGAGTTCCTTCGCCGTGAGGGCGGGCAATCAACTGGAGGAGGAAGCCATGCTCGCCCTCGTTGCGGCGTTCAAATACCAGACGACCGTCACGGAATGGTTCCTGGCCGTCCACCAAGGGGTCTCCGCCACCACCAAGAGCGAGGAACTCGACGCCATCGCCGCGGAGGTCCAAGCCTACTACGGAAGGAAGTTCGAGTCTGTCGAACAGGTGAAACCCCTCGTCAACTCCGCGTGGAATGCCTTCATCAACAAACTGGCCGATCTCAAGCGCCAATCCTGGGACTACGATTACGAATTCAACGCACGGACGGCGGACCACCTGACAGGCTGGCTGCGACCCGCCGCGAAGTTCGTCACCGAGGAGGCCGTCCAAGATGTCGCACTGGGACTCATCTGGAAGCGTTTCGTCAAAAGCCCCAAGATTGCCGACGAGATCGCGGCCGCCGCGGAGAAGGAGGCGATCCAGGCCGCCAATGCGGCGGAATCCGCCACGGCCGCCATCGCCCGACGCGGGGAGGCCGGCCACCCACGTCTGGTCCCCGCCACGGCGGATCTCCGGAATCTCAAGGGCGGCACCTTGATCAACAGCGCTCAGGCCATCCGCGGCTGGGCCGTGGACAAGGTCACCGACGAAAACCTGATCAAACTCTCCAACTTCAAGGACGGCGGCCTGCCAATTCTCGTCGCCATCCGCTCCCGGGCCGACGAGACCCTCGAGTGGATGTCCACCCGGCTCGGCATGACGCCGAAACCAGTCCCCATCAAACAGAAGAACGTGAATCTGATCGACGAAACCTACCTGGGCTATCGCCGCGGCGTGGGTTACGGCGATGAGAAGAATCTGTTCAGAGGTGCCGGCGATCGGGGCTCCGTGATCATCGCGGAGCCCCTGCCTCCCCATGTCGTGGACGCGCGATTGCAAGGTGCGACCCCCGAGGTGCGCGAGGCCGTCATCGAACGTTACCGCGAGCGCTGGGAGGAGTGGTACGGCAACGGTTCCCTGCCGGCCGATCCCATGCAGATGCCGTTCGACGACACCATCCGCCCCGGTTCCAAATACCTGGAACTCAAATTCAAGGCCAACAAGGTCGTGACCGGGGACGGCACCACCCGGCTGACGACACTCAAGGGCACCTTGGATGTGCCGGCAAAAGGTTCGGTGACCGACCCAAGGATCAACCTCGATGTCTTCCAACCCGGGGATGAGAAGACCTTCGTGCCCCGTCAACTCGAACTGCGGCAGGTCGCCGAACCGCCGGACAACCAGTACTTCGTCGGACGCGATCGCGAGTACTACGAAGTCTGGCTGGAAGATGAATTGGGTGATCTACCCGGAACCGTGGGGGGCAAACCCGGAGTCCTCCGCCGCGTCTCCGGCGACGTGGACGTGGTCATGGCGGCCGATATCTCCGGGTACCGCTTCGGCATCAATCCAGCCAAGGCAATCAAGGACTACGGCAACCGGATCGCCCGGATCCTTCAACATGTCATGAAGGCGCAGCATCCATGGAGCTCCTCCCTGGCGCCCGAGAAGCTTCGCAACAAGTTCATGCGGGATCACCTCTGGCACCCGACCGACCCCGCCAAGCGCGGTGAACCGCTGCTGGTCTATTTCAATGGAGAACGTCGGGTGGCTTGGATCGATCCCACTAAGGCGCCCGACCTGAACAATGTCATCGATCCCGAGAACCCGCTGGCTTCCCTCGTGTTCCTCGATGGCGGCCCCACATCGGTCGCCGATGTCATCCGTCGCCAGGTGGCCGACCGCCAGGACCTGCCCCGCCCCACGGATGTCGCCCCCAAACTCACACCCACCGGCTTCAGTGCGGTGCGTCAGGCGCTCATAGACACCGATCAACTTCACAACACCAGCTTCCTGGCCACCTGCGCCATCGTCACGGGTGCCCGCAACGGTTCCATCTATCGCCTCGGCCAGAACAACGAACTGCAGGAACGAAGCCCGGATGGCTCCTGGATGGCCACCTCGCCCGGAGCCGAGTGCGGCCCGGATGGCATTGTCCTCGTGCCGGAAACCATCCTGTTGACCGACGTCGCCGCGGGTGCGCTGCGCCTGCCCATCTTGGAGGACTTCCTCGGGGCCGACTGGCGCAACCTCTTCCGGATCGGGGATGACGTCATCATCGCGCCCGACACGCCCCAATGGGAACTGAACACCATCGAGAACCGGGGTTCGCTCATGCTGAGTCGGCCAACGAAATACAGCCATCCAGCGGGGACACGGGTGGTCGTCCTGCCGCCAAGCCCCACGGCGGCCGTGGCGACGACCGGTCCTCCATTGCTCTGGCTGAAGGCCGATGCCGGCATCGAACTCGAGGGCCCCAATGTGGTGACCTGGACGGATCAGGCCGCGGGGGTGCGCTTCATCAATCCCGAAGGCGGTTTCGACGGCTTCCCCGTGCGGGTGGACACCGACCTCGGATTGCCGGCCATCCAGTTCCGGGGCGACGAATGGATCACCGGGGGAATCGCCCGGCAACTCACCACCGCAACGATCTTCACCCTGTGCCGCTTCAACGTCGCCAGCAGTTCCGGCAATGACCACCTCTACTCCCTCGGCAGGCCCGGCGCCGCCGGATCAATGATGACGCTGGCCCGCCGCAACGGGGATGACGCCTACCACTTCGACGGGCGGGACGCCTACGCGCCGAACACGTCCCTTCCCGCCGACACGTGGCAGATCCTCACCCAGGTCTATGGCGAGGACGACCCCAACA